In a genomic window of Arcticibacter tournemirensis:
- a CDS encoding LutB/LldF family L-lactate oxidation iron-sulfur protein, with protein sequence MTKFAEDFQGASEEKAFDLDHRRIINFNIGRYHTAVERGLSKLVNLEASKRKAHVIKWKVMENLDKLLPEFEANFQRRGGKVIWANDAEEATEEILKIVRRSGAKTVIKSKSMTTEEIHLNEFLEEHHIESIESDLGEYIVQLLGQKPYHIVTPAMHLSKEDIAKLFHEKFGTPPDATPEQLTLKARELLREKYTSADIGITGANFLIADTGSISLTENEGNARLSTTFPKIHIAIAGIEKLIPSISDLDLFLPLLSTHGTGQNLTVYNTILGGPRQEGETDGPEEMYVILLDNGRTELLAHKEQRQGLYCIRCGACLNACPVYKNVGGHTYQTTYSGPIGSVITPHFKGMEEFKHLSYASSLCGKCTEVCPVKIDIHKMLLLNRRDAVKEGLSPKAETLGWKGWKRAMLKRSWMDMVGGKMKNLILKTFFKKSWGKYRDMPEVAEKSFSKQWKEGRGKR encoded by the coding sequence ATGACAAAATTTGCTGAGGATTTTCAGGGAGCATCAGAGGAGAAAGCATTTGATCTGGATCATCGCCGTATCATTAATTTCAATATCGGAAGGTATCATACAGCGGTTGAGAGGGGTTTGTCAAAGCTTGTGAATCTTGAAGCATCGAAGAGGAAGGCGCATGTGATCAAGTGGAAGGTGATGGAAAACCTTGATAAGCTGCTGCCTGAATTTGAAGCAAACTTTCAGAGAAGAGGCGGGAAGGTTATCTGGGCCAATGATGCAGAAGAAGCTACAGAAGAGATCTTAAAGATTGTCCGCCGGTCTGGTGCAAAGACGGTTATAAAATCTAAATCGATGACTACAGAAGAAATTCATTTGAATGAATTTCTGGAAGAACATCACATTGAATCGATTGAAAGTGATTTGGGCGAGTATATCGTTCAGTTGCTTGGCCAGAAGCCATACCATATTGTTACTCCTGCTATGCATCTTAGCAAGGAAGATATCGCAAAACTTTTTCATGAGAAGTTTGGTACGCCTCCTGATGCAACTCCTGAGCAGCTTACGCTTAAAGCCAGGGAACTTCTGCGTGAAAAATATACCTCAGCAGATATAGGCATTACTGGTGCGAATTTTTTGATAGCCGATACAGGAAGTATTTCGTTGACAGAGAATGAAGGAAACGCGAGGCTCTCAACTACGTTCCCTAAGATACATATTGCCATAGCGGGGATAGAAAAACTCATTCCTTCTATTTCAGACCTCGACCTGTTCCTTCCTCTTTTATCGACTCATGGTACGGGACAGAATCTCACTGTTTATAACACCATACTGGGTGGACCGCGGCAGGAAGGTGAAACAGACGGCCCGGAAGAGATGTATGTGATCTTGCTCGATAACGGACGGACTGAGCTCTTAGCTCACAAAGAGCAACGGCAGGGTTTGTATTGTATACGTTGCGGCGCCTGCTTGAATGCCTGCCCGGTTTATAAAAATGTTGGAGGGCATACCTATCAGACTACCTATAGCGGCCCAATAGGCTCTGTTATTACTCCCCATTTTAAAGGGATGGAGGAGTTTAAACATCTTAGCTACGCTTCAAGCCTTTGCGGAAAGTGCACCGAAGTTTGCCCTGTCAAAATAGATATTCATAAAATGCTTCTTCTGAACCGCCGGGATGCTGTGAAGGAGGGACTTAGTCCCAAAGCGGAAACACTTGGTTGGAAAGGATGGAAGCGCGCCATGCTTAAAAGAAGCTGGATGGATATGGTAGGGGGTAAGATGAAAAACCTCATCTTAAAAACCTTTTTCAAAAAGAGCTGGGGTAAATACCGGGATATGCCTGAGGTTGCCGAAAAGTCCTTCAGCAAGCAGTGGAAAGAAGGAAGAGGAAAGAGGTGA
- a CDS encoding M61 family metallopeptidase has product MISSFNGLIAQPGISFQISFTEPQAHYADVEMQISGNKSDFIDLKMPVWAPGSYLVREFAKNVEGFYAKGADNAPLKVQKLDKNTWRIAAKGKEGIKAGYRVYAFEISVRTSFIDESHAFLSPTGIFMYVDGLINQPATVSINPHVDWKKISTGLDAVKGKKNTFYAENFDVLYDSPIEVGNQDVFEFEAAGVKHEVAMYGGGNYDKEKLSADMALIIETETEIFKENPNKRYVFIVHNFQNGGGGLEHLNSTVLGASRLGYKSEKSYKGFLGLVAHEYFHLWNVKRLRPQALGPFDYDTENYTTDLWIAEGFTAYYDNLMLRRAEFYSPEKYLEVLCEDIKVVENQPGSKIQPVSESSFDAWIKYYRPNENSRNSTISYYNKGALLGMILDLEILNATKAAKGLDDVMKAMYDEYYIRQKRGYTGDEFKAMAEKIAGISLDNFYRDYVHGTSPINYNVHLGHAGLSLVNENAGSNVPSLGITASQKEGKLIVSSVTRGGSAWIGGLSVNDEIIAVDGYRVNGTTDALRTTDLDKIIASGKVGDKISVIISRDGLLKTIELTLTPDTNGKFRIEADKNATAEQLAVRKKWLKL; this is encoded by the coding sequence ATGATATCGTCGTTTAATGGGTTGATCGCTCAACCTGGAATCTCTTTTCAAATATCTTTTACCGAGCCACAGGCACATTATGCCGACGTGGAAATGCAGATTTCTGGTAATAAAAGTGATTTTATTGATTTGAAAATGCCGGTATGGGCTCCGGGGTCTTATCTGGTAAGGGAGTTTGCAAAGAACGTAGAGGGCTTTTATGCTAAGGGGGCGGATAATGCTCCTCTGAAAGTTCAGAAGCTTGATAAGAATACATGGCGAATTGCCGCAAAGGGTAAAGAGGGCATCAAAGCCGGGTATCGTGTGTATGCGTTTGAAATATCGGTAAGGACGAGCTTTATTGATGAGTCGCATGCCTTTTTGTCGCCCACAGGAATATTTATGTATGTTGACGGGCTTATTAATCAGCCGGCAACAGTAAGCATTAATCCTCATGTTGACTGGAAAAAAATATCTACCGGTCTTGATGCGGTAAAGGGAAAGAAGAATACGTTCTACGCCGAAAATTTTGATGTCCTGTACGACTCTCCTATTGAAGTTGGCAATCAGGATGTATTTGAGTTTGAGGCTGCCGGGGTGAAACATGAAGTGGCTATGTATGGCGGAGGTAACTACGACAAGGAAAAATTGTCGGCAGACATGGCTTTAATCATCGAAACGGAGACTGAGATTTTTAAGGAAAACCCGAATAAGCGGTATGTTTTTATTGTTCATAATTTTCAGAATGGAGGAGGTGGTTTAGAGCATCTTAATTCAACTGTTCTTGGCGCTTCACGTCTGGGATATAAATCAGAAAAGAGCTATAAGGGCTTTCTTGGTTTGGTAGCGCACGAATATTTTCACCTCTGGAACGTGAAGAGGCTGCGTCCGCAGGCCTTAGGGCCTTTTGACTACGACACTGAGAACTATACTACGGATCTGTGGATTGCCGAAGGGTTTACTGCCTATTACGATAACCTTATGCTCCGGAGAGCGGAGTTTTATTCTCCTGAAAAGTACCTGGAAGTACTTTGCGAAGATATTAAAGTGGTGGAGAATCAGCCGGGGAGTAAAATACAGCCAGTGAGTGAATCAAGCTTCGACGCCTGGATAAAGTATTACCGCCCCAACGAGAACTCAAGGAATTCTACTATATCGTACTATAATAAAGGGGCCCTGCTCGGCATGATACTCGACCTGGAGATATTGAACGCGACAAAAGCTGCTAAAGGCCTGGACGATGTTATGAAAGCTATGTACGACGAATACTATATCAGGCAAAAAAGGGGCTATACTGGCGACGAGTTCAAAGCGATGGCCGAGAAAATAGCAGGTATCTCTCTAGATAATTTTTACAGGGATTATGTACATGGCACTTCGCCTATTAACTATAATGTACATCTCGGACATGCCGGCTTAAGTCTTGTGAATGAGAACGCGGGAAGCAATGTGCCTTCTTTGGGTATCACTGCGTCGCAAAAAGAGGGCAAGTTAATAGTGAGTTCGGTAACAAGAGGAGGATCTGCCTGGATCGGCGGACTGAGTGTAAATGACGAAATAATTGCGGTTGACGGCTACCGGGTTAACGGCACTACTGATGCCTTACGTACTACCGACCTTGACAAGATCATTGCATCGGGAAAAGTTGGCGATAAGATCAGCGTTATTATTTCGCGGGATGGTCTATTGAAAACCATAGAGCTGACGTTGACTCCTGATACGAATGGCAAGTTCCGTATTGAAGCGGATAAGAATGCGACAGCAGAGCAACTGGCAGTCAGGAAGAAGTGGCTGAAGCTTTGA
- a CDS encoding efflux RND transporter periplasmic adaptor subunit, protein MKTKYIIYALLIIGLGYLIFYRIKKNSGVEQSAGGPPQGGASQKPMTVNGIVVSPVRFANSLTVTGSVDANEQVQIRSEVQGIIRSISFKEGTNVSKGQVLLRIDDSELRAQLAQALTRENLAAETERRAQLLLEKEAISREEYDVALADYRALKAQTQLIRAQLAKTVIRAPFSGKIGLRSVSQGEYLTPTTVVTSLVNINPVKITFSVPEKYSTMVRNNTKLTFTLSGSNEKHTATVYAIEPQVEASTRTLQLRARAANPDGSLIPGSFANIQLPLNTIENAILIPTQSVIPVQNGKKVFTSQNGKAKEVVIETSSRTEKDILVTTGLKEGDTVLTTGIMTLKEGSPVKVITGRK, encoded by the coding sequence ATGAAAACAAAATATATTATTTATGCTTTACTGATCATTGGTCTTGGCTATCTCATATTCTATCGGATAAAAAAGAATAGCGGAGTAGAACAATCAGCTGGTGGTCCGCCTCAGGGAGGAGCATCGCAAAAGCCCATGACCGTCAATGGCATAGTTGTAAGCCCCGTTCGATTCGCGAACAGCCTTACCGTTACAGGTTCTGTAGACGCAAACGAGCAGGTACAGATCAGAAGTGAGGTACAGGGCATCATCCGAAGCATCTCTTTTAAAGAAGGAACAAACGTTTCTAAAGGACAGGTTTTATTAAGAATAGACGATTCGGAACTCAGGGCTCAGCTTGCGCAGGCACTGACGAGAGAAAACCTCGCCGCCGAAACCGAAAGACGGGCACAGCTTCTGCTTGAAAAGGAAGCCATCAGCCGGGAGGAATACGATGTAGCGCTTGCCGATTACCGTGCTTTAAAAGCACAAACCCAGTTGATCAGGGCGCAATTAGCTAAAACCGTGATCAGAGCGCCCTTCAGTGGTAAAATCGGCCTTCGATCTGTATCACAGGGAGAATATCTAACACCAACAACCGTTGTCACCAGTCTGGTTAATATAAACCCTGTGAAGATCACCTTTTCTGTACCCGAAAAGTACTCCACCATGGTGAGGAACAACACCAAACTAACATTCACATTATCAGGTTCGAACGAAAAACATACGGCAACGGTGTACGCAATAGAACCACAGGTGGAAGCAAGCACCCGCACTCTTCAGTTGCGGGCAAGAGCGGCTAACCCCGACGGATCGCTTATTCCGGGATCATTCGCCAATATTCAGCTGCCTCTCAATACCATTGAGAACGCCATCCTGATCCCTACGCAATCCGTTATTCCGGTGCAGAACGGCAAAAAAGTATTTACCTCTCAAAACGGGAAAGCAAAAGAAGTAGTGATCGAAACCTCCTCCCGGACAGAGAAAGATATCCTGGTAACAACAGGATTGAAAGAAGGCGATACTGTCCTTACTACAGGGATCATGACATTAAAGGAAGGAAGTCCGGTAAAGGTTATCACCGGCCGGAAATAA
- a CDS encoding efflux RND transporter permease subunit: protein MSLSTTSIKRPVLTIVMNLILILFGIIGYTFLGVREYPSIDPAIISVRTSYSGANPDIIESQITEPLEKSINSIDGIRNITSSSNQGSSNISIEFNLEKNLEEAANDVRDKVSQATRSLPQDIDAPPVVSKADADSDPIMTMTVQSNKRDQLALSDYAENVISQRIQTIPGVSSVQIWGQKRYAMRLWIDPMKLASYGLTVSDIRTALTRENVELPSGKVTGANTELSVRTLGNLSSAEQFNNLIVRTQGDKIIRFSDIGHATLGPENLETQMTQSGEPMVGLAVIPQPGTNYLEIASAFKERFEQLKKELPDDIKLDIAIDNTLFIKQSVTEVAETILIALILVILIIYLFFRDWGIAFRPLIDIPVSLIATFFIMYLMGFSVNVLTLLAIVLATGLVVDDGIVVTENIFKKVEEGMSPIEAAIKGSNEIFMAVISISITLAAVFLPVIFLEGFVGRLFREFGVVIGAAVLISAFVSLTLTPMLNAYLMKGGTHKKSRFYEITEPYFEKMNKGYARALEKFMKRKWLSFPILLGCLGLIGLFYTILQKETAPYDDRSYLRTVVSAPEGASFEYMDRYMKELTKLVNDSIPEKRINLIMTSPGFGSASVNSGRMLIRLVQPDEREMSQKDIAQKLTKMTRRFSEGKILVTQQPTISVNRRGGLPVQFIIQAPNFQKLEQKVPQFMDEVSKDPTFTVSDIDLKFNRPEINISIDRDKAQSLGVSVIDVAQTLQLSLSGQRFAYFMMSGRQYQVIGQFDKADRDDPLDLTSIFVRSNTGQLIQLDNLVTMKEQSSPPQLYHNNRYLSATVSAGLAPGKSMGDGIEAMERIADKVLDETFSTDLGGESRDFVESGSNTMFAFGLALLLIYLILAAQFESFVDPLIIILTVPMAVAGAMLSLWLTGQTWNIFSQIGTIMLIGLVTKNGILIVEFANKLREQGKPKMTAIIEAAEARLRPILMTSLAIALGALPIALALGAAAQSRMGMGIVIVGGTIFSLVLTLFVIPAIYAMWSRKRKTNQEQEKIEAFEKSEASF from the coding sequence ATGAGTTTATCAACAACAAGTATAAAACGGCCGGTCCTTACAATCGTAATGAACCTGATCCTGATCTTATTTGGGATTATTGGATATACTTTTTTGGGAGTACGGGAATACCCTTCCATCGATCCGGCGATTATATCAGTGCGTACCAGCTATTCGGGAGCGAATCCTGATATAATTGAGTCGCAGATCACAGAACCACTCGAAAAATCGATCAATTCAATTGACGGAATACGAAATATCACCTCATCCAGTAATCAGGGATCAAGCAATATCAGCATTGAGTTTAACCTCGAAAAGAACCTTGAGGAAGCTGCAAATGATGTAAGGGATAAAGTATCGCAAGCAACCAGAAGTCTTCCGCAGGATATTGACGCGCCTCCTGTTGTTTCAAAAGCTGACGCCGACTCTGATCCCATTATGACAATGACCGTTCAGAGCAATAAACGGGACCAGCTTGCTTTGAGTGACTATGCGGAGAACGTCATATCTCAAAGGATCCAGACGATACCCGGTGTGAGCAGTGTGCAGATATGGGGACAAAAGAGATATGCCATGCGGCTTTGGATCGACCCGATGAAGCTGGCGTCCTACGGACTTACAGTATCAGACATCAGGACTGCGCTGACACGGGAAAATGTGGAACTGCCTTCCGGCAAAGTAACGGGTGCGAATACCGAACTGAGCGTGAGAACCCTGGGGAATCTATCGAGCGCTGAACAGTTTAACAACCTTATAGTACGCACGCAGGGTGACAAGATCATTCGTTTCAGCGACATCGGCCACGCCACGCTGGGACCTGAAAATCTGGAAACCCAGATGACCCAGTCGGGCGAACCAATGGTAGGCCTTGCCGTTATTCCGCAGCCGGGAACTAACTATCTTGAGATTGCTTCAGCTTTCAAAGAACGCTTTGAGCAATTAAAAAAAGAGCTGCCCGACGACATTAAGCTGGATATAGCCATTGACAATACACTGTTCATCAAACAGTCGGTAACCGAAGTAGCAGAAACCATCCTGATAGCCCTGATACTCGTTATCCTCATCATTTACCTCTTCTTCCGCGACTGGGGCATCGCATTCAGGCCATTGATCGATATACCGGTGTCGCTTATCGCAACCTTCTTCATCATGTACCTGATGGGATTTTCAGTGAACGTGCTGACGCTGCTCGCCATCGTGCTGGCAACCGGACTGGTAGTTGACGACGGGATTGTGGTGACCGAGAATATCTTTAAAAAGGTAGAAGAGGGCATGTCGCCCATAGAAGCGGCCATTAAGGGTTCCAATGAGATCTTCATGGCAGTAATCTCTATTTCCATCACGCTGGCAGCCGTATTCCTTCCGGTGATATTTCTTGAAGGCTTCGTAGGGCGACTGTTCCGCGAGTTTGGAGTAGTGATAGGAGCAGCGGTGCTGATATCGGCATTCGTTTCATTAACGCTGACACCGATGCTGAATGCCTATCTCATGAAGGGCGGGACGCATAAAAAATCAAGGTTCTACGAAATCACAGAACCTTATTTCGAAAAAATGAACAAGGGCTATGCCCGCGCCCTTGAAAAATTCATGAAAAGAAAATGGCTTAGCTTTCCTATTCTGTTAGGTTGCCTCGGCCTCATTGGCCTGTTCTACACAATCCTTCAGAAAGAAACGGCGCCGTATGACGACAGGAGCTACTTAAGAACCGTTGTCAGCGCTCCCGAAGGCGCTTCGTTCGAGTATATGGACCGCTACATGAAGGAGCTGACTAAACTCGTAAATGATTCTATACCCGAGAAAAGAATTAACCTCATAATGACGTCTCCTGGCTTCGGCTCGGCATCCGTCAATAGCGGCAGAATGCTGATAAGGCTTGTACAACCCGATGAACGCGAGATGTCGCAAAAGGATATTGCTCAAAAACTGACAAAAATGACCCGACGGTTTAGTGAAGGAAAAATCCTCGTCACACAGCAACCAACTATCTCGGTAAACCGGCGCGGGGGACTTCCGGTTCAGTTCATTATCCAGGCGCCCAACTTTCAAAAGCTAGAGCAGAAAGTGCCCCAATTTATGGACGAGGTTTCTAAGGATCCAACATTTACAGTAAGTGATATCGACCTGAAGTTCAACCGGCCGGAAATAAATATATCCATTGACCGCGACAAAGCCCAAAGCCTGGGAGTGTCGGTTATCGATGTAGCTCAAACCCTGCAGCTGTCGCTTAGCGGTCAGAGGTTCGCCTACTTTATGATGAGCGGACGGCAATACCAGGTGATAGGCCAGTTCGATAAAGCCGACAGGGACGATCCGCTGGACCTTACTTCCATCTTCGTCAGAAGCAATACAGGCCAGCTCATCCAGCTGGACAACCTGGTTACCATGAAAGAGCAGAGCAGCCCGCCACAGCTATATCATAATAACCGGTACCTATCTGCCACTGTTTCGGCCGGACTGGCGCCTGGTAAAAGTATGGGCGACGGAATCGAAGCAATGGAAAGGATAGCTGATAAAGTTTTAGATGAAACCTTCTCAACGGATCTTGGCGGCGAATCACGCGACTTCGTTGAAAGTGGCTCCAATACAATGTTTGCATTCGGACTGGCGCTTCTGCTGATCTATCTTATTCTGGCAGCGCAGTTTGAAAGTTTCGTCGACCCACTCATCATCATATTAACAGTTCCAATGGCTGTAGCAGGAGCGATGCTTTCTCTATGGCTCACCGGTCAGACATGGAATATATTCAGCCAGATAGGTACCATCATGCTCATTGGTTTAGTCACCAAGAATGGGATCCTGATCGTTGAATTTGCGAATAAGCTGCGCGAGCAAGGGAAACCAAAAATGACGGCTATTATCGAAGCAGCCGAAGCACGGTTAAGGCCTATCCTGATGACAAGCCTTGCCATTGCATTAGGCGCATTACCCATTGCCCTTGCCCTTGGCGCCGCTGCGCAGAGCCGGATGGGAATGGGGATCGTGATTGTAGGAGGAACTATTTTCTCTCTCGTCCTTACATTATTTGTGATTCCCGCCATTTATGCCATGTGGTCAAGGAAACGTAAAACGAACCAAGAGCAGGAGAAAATAGAAGCATTTGAAAAATCAGAAGCAAGCTTCTGA
- a CDS encoding TolC family protein yields the protein MANCQLLTAKSYFTYSGLLLVFLLFGLTTEAQQLLTLEDAVKIALENNYNIRLSKNNAAISANNVNLAEAGMLPAVTGNLNNNSSIQNSSQTQADGSVRELDRARNSSTSYGVSLNWTVFDGFAMFSIYDELKELKKLGETNMRATVLNTVSEVINNYYNLVRLKQELSATDTAVAISRLRLTTAQNRYKIGKAAKLEVLTATVDLNTDTTNLLRQRDYVRSAKITLNELLARDVNTPFDVTDTIAVDNQLQYDRLQQLSSQQNPAIQTAFINERIARLNLKQVKANRYPVIGLATGYNFSRSHSELGFARDSRGRGLTYGVTASVNIFNGFLQRRYEKNAEIQIDNANLEYERQKQNINAQLLSAYQTYQTNLELVKLEKSNQDVAKQNMDITLAKFRLGSVTPVEFREAQRNYLDANVRFTGAQYQAKAAEIALKELAGNLDL from the coding sequence ATGGCCAACTGCCAATTGCTAACAGCCAAAAGCTATTTCACATATAGCGGCTTACTTTTAGTCTTCCTGCTTTTTGGACTGACTACAGAAGCACAACAACTATTAACCCTCGAGGATGCCGTGAAGATCGCCCTTGAGAATAATTACAACATCCGGCTATCCAAAAACAACGCTGCAATCAGCGCGAATAACGTTAACCTGGCCGAAGCGGGGATGCTTCCCGCCGTAACGGGAAACCTGAATAACAATTCGTCCATACAGAACAGCAGCCAGACGCAGGCCGACGGATCTGTAAGAGAATTAGACCGTGCCCGCAATTCAAGTACCAGCTATGGGGTAAGCCTTAACTGGACGGTCTTCGATGGCTTCGCTATGTTCTCGATCTACGACGAACTAAAAGAACTTAAGAAGCTAGGCGAAACAAACATGAGGGCAACGGTACTCAATACAGTATCCGAAGTCATCAACAACTACTATAACCTGGTCAGGCTTAAACAGGAGCTCAGCGCTACCGACACAGCGGTTGCCATCTCCCGCCTGCGGTTAACCACGGCTCAGAACCGCTATAAAATAGGCAAGGCAGCAAAACTTGAAGTGCTAACAGCAACAGTCGACCTGAACACCGACACGACGAATCTCCTGAGACAGCGGGACTATGTGCGATCAGCAAAGATCACGTTAAACGAGCTGCTGGCCCGTGACGTCAATACGCCCTTTGATGTCACCGACACCATTGCAGTCGACAATCAGCTTCAATATGACCGCTTACAACAATTATCGTCGCAGCAAAACCCTGCAATACAAACAGCTTTCATCAACGAACGGATTGCCCGGCTTAATCTCAAACAGGTAAAGGCGAACCGCTATCCGGTAATAGGCTTAGCTACGGGATACAACTTCTCACGATCACATTCCGAACTCGGATTTGCGAGAGATTCGAGAGGCAGAGGACTAACTTATGGCGTCACAGCCTCTGTAAATATATTTAACGGTTTTTTGCAAAGACGTTACGAGAAGAACGCGGAGATACAGATTGACAATGCCAACCTCGAATATGAACGTCAGAAGCAGAATATAAATGCACAGCTGCTATCGGCATATCAAACATATCAAACCAACCTTGAGCTGGTAAAGCTTGAAAAAAGCAATCAGGATGTAGCAAAGCAGAATATGGACATTACGCTGGCTAAATTCAGGCTGGGAAGCGTTACACCCGTAGAGTTCCGTGAAGCACAACGAAATTACCTCGACGCCAATGTGCGATTTACAGGAGCACAATATCAGGCCAAAGCAGCCGAAATCGCATTAAAAGAGTTAGCCGGGAACCTGGATCTATAA
- a CDS encoding response regulator, with the protein MEEFRYKSVLLIDDSYIDNLINRKILEGSNFAESITVIDSPFKAMEYLVQSFKKKNPPEVIFLDIRMPGMDGFEFIRQLDQIKQEFYSDLKIYMLSSSLDPNDLKKVESNDLVAQFIGKPLTARALEEI; encoded by the coding sequence ATGGAAGAATTCAGATATAAGTCGGTATTACTGATAGATGATAGTTACATAGATAACCTCATCAATCGCAAGATCCTTGAGGGGAGTAATTTCGCCGAAAGCATTACGGTAATTGACTCACCATTTAAGGCCATGGAATATTTAGTACAGTCCTTCAAGAAAAAAAATCCCCCGGAAGTAATCTTCCTTGACATCAGAATGCCGGGCATGGATGGCTTTGAATTCATTAGACAGCTCGATCAAATAAAGCAGGAATTTTATTCTGATTTAAAGATTTATATGTTATCTTCGTCTCTTGACCCAAACGACCTAAAGAAGGTGGAGAGCAATGACCTTGTTGCCCAGTTTATAGGGAAACCTCTAACGGCAAGAGCATTGGAAGAGATTTAA
- a CDS encoding N-acetylglucosamine kinase, with protein MILVADSGSSKTDWIITNSDSGTLEFTTKGINPFFINEREITRIFSQDSEIKKYAEQAKEVYFFGEGCSNPDKREMVSNGLSQIFKNAFINVENDAVGSAYATCGHSQGFTCVLGTGSNIAFYDGEEVQYGKHGLGFILGDEGSGAWFGKKLITGYLFGKMPKTLKKDFKETYNIDKEVVIKNVYQRPLANIWLSSFTPFLSKHRSDPFTESLINEGLESFIRTHLIPYPDHRHFPCHFVGSVAWHFRDTLETICKKHHIKLGKVLSHPIKELSEYILKERVEV; from the coding sequence ATGATATTAGTTGCTGACAGCGGATCTTCAAAAACAGATTGGATTATCACCAATAGCGACTCCGGCACCCTTGAGTTCACAACCAAAGGAATTAATCCTTTTTTCATAAACGAACGTGAAATAACCAGGATTTTCTCGCAGGACTCCGAAATAAAAAAATATGCAGAGCAAGCTAAAGAAGTATATTTCTTTGGCGAAGGATGCTCGAATCCCGACAAGCGGGAGATGGTTTCAAACGGACTTTCTCAGATTTTCAAAAACGCTTTTATTAATGTAGAGAACGACGCCGTAGGCTCCGCTTACGCCACCTGCGGACACAGCCAGGGTTTCACGTGCGTACTTGGAACCGGTTCTAATATTGCATTTTACGATGGTGAAGAAGTACAGTATGGAAAACACGGATTAGGCTTCATTTTAGGAGACGAAGGATCAGGCGCATGGTTTGGTAAAAAGTTAATTACAGGCTATCTGTTCGGAAAAATGCCTAAGACACTAAAGAAAGACTTTAAGGAAACCTACAATATCGATAAAGAGGTAGTTATAAAGAATGTGTATCAAAGGCCGCTTGCAAATATCTGGCTATCGTCATTTACACCCTTTTTGAGCAAACACAGGAGCGACCCCTTTACAGAAAGCCTTATCAATGAAGGACTGGAGAGCTTCATTCGCACCCACTTGATTCCCTATCCGGATCACCGCCATTTTCCGTGTCACTTTGTAGGCTCAGTAGCATGGCATTTTCGGGATACACTAGAAACAATCTGCAAGAAACATCATATAAAGCTGGGTAAAGTACTGTCGCACCCCATTAAAGAGCTTTCAGAATATATCCTCAAAGAAAGAGTAGAAGTTTGA